In the Populus trichocarpa isolate Nisqually-1 chromosome 1, P.trichocarpa_v4.1, whole genome shotgun sequence genome, TTGCTTTAATCACACCGATGGGAAGTGGGTGTGTGACTGTGTGCTGGGATGTATGGTAATGGGATTCTGTATTTCACAAAATGAGGATGTACTGATGAATTTTGGCGCATGGAGGTGTGTTGAAGTTTTACTTGTGAAATATGCAATTTCACTGCCATGATGTCATCTACTCATGGTGAAATGTCCAGTACGTAGTGTTCTCTACGATATCGCACTTGCCCTGGGTATCCTGGCCATCAACTACTCTTTCTGTATCTTACATGAAAGAGAGAGCAAATATCGTCTGTCTTGGTCAATCTggttcataatttgctccactgTTTTGGATAAGTCGCCTGTCTAATCATCCACGCATGAAAAAAGTTTTGGCAGGTCGAGGCTCATCTGCTGGTACCCGATATGATTCTATATGATTCCCAGCTCATGTGTAGTCATGGTCGAGGATGATTTCTTGTTAGAAACACTTAGTTGGATGCCTGAATATGTTTCCGGTGAAAAAGACAGAACATTACATTATGCATCAGTTAGGTTTTTTAGATTCTATATGATTTCCAGCTCATGTGTAGTCATGGTCGaggatgatatatatatatatataaacacttgCTTGGATACCTGAATGTGTTTCCAGTGAAAAAGACAGAACATTATGCTTCAGTTGGGTTCTTAGGGATACGGCCAACAATCACCCACAAGACTAGTCACAATAAAGACTGATAAAGGTAAAACCACTCACAATTGGCCAAGACTTGATAAAATGTAGCAGCAGGACTGCTGCATCTGCCTTTTAGAGCTCCGAGACAGGAGTCTGTAATGCAAAACATTTGAATGAATCAGGAGACTATCAAAATCATAACAGAATATTGGACCCATGATAGCTGGTAACACTACTTAAAAAGCAACTGGCCTGTAATATATGGTCCTTGAACAGTCTTAATAAAGTCATGCATGGATTCAATTCTTCTTCTGCACGACCATACCCTTGACATTAGTTACTCACAATTGCAagggttctttctttcttctgccTTTTCTCGTTAGGGTTATTCTATGATCCTTAAAGCTTCGTATGGAACTATTTTGAATAACAATCATTAATTCTATGGTATTCTTTTCTTTCGATATCTTACCATGTACATTTAGCATCACTGTTAGTCATTCTTGTGTAAAAAAGCTTTGGCAGCTTGAGCCACATTTGTCTGTAACGTTTCGGCTCATATATATGAGCTCTTTGTTTGGGGTCAATCTATCATTTGCAGTTCATTTacccagagaaaaaaaatatatgaaatttaacTTGGACATAACTAAAATATGTCTACCACAAACAGATATACATAACAATTACTCGAAGGCACGTACTGTAAGAACtgcccttttcatttatttttcccaCTCAAGTTCTTCATAACATAATAATCACACTCACATTTTACAAGCATCAATCACCTATAAGGACATGTTTTCAAACCCATTATTACTTCTTTCTAATTGAAGAAGATGTTTTAGAACCATACTTGACTGCTGCATTTTCCTTTCACAGCTCCAACACCAGGTCTGCAAAGCATAACACACAAAACTGAATTAGGACAGTTACAGCTCCCAACAAAACAAGCACCATTACCAGCCATATGATGCCTGGTACTGTTGCTAAAATTAGGTGATCCATATCATGTCCCTGCTCAATCAATCTTCATAATGCTTGACAATAACAACATGGAAACGATCAAAGAACTAACACTTGAGAGAAACTAGAGCAGAATCTCAAAAGATCCCATATTTAGTCAAAGAACAGATATGTTTGTCTTTTCATTGATCATGAGAATCAGATCCCAGCTATATGTTCCAGAATTTGAGTTCTAAACAGTCAGGTTGTGATCACAACAAATTTAGTGAACGAGTACTTGAAGAAATAAGGCCATTTAGTTATCGTTCTATCAAAGAGCAGTTCTGAGAGGGATTACTTACAGTCTGCATCTGTTTTAATCCAGCATTCCCTGCTTCCATTTGAGTCACAGCCAGTAAACATGAAGTGGGGTGGGTTAGATTGACTCTTGAAGCGCCTTATGCTCCTCTTTGAAAGGGTTCGGGGAACTATGGTGATATCCTCATCCAGAAGCATCTGTCCTCCATTGTTGTTTCCCCCATTGTTGTTGCTCTTCTTATTCTCGGTTTTTGGGGGCTTGTCGGCCTTCCTTGTCGATGTTGAGCTTTCAGGATGAACTTTCCTGTGGAACATGTGTAGGATCTGCACAACACACATCAAGCAGAACTTCACACCTAGGATATTGCACTTATTCAGTATAACAGAAAATATGCTGGGCTCGAAAAATGTGTTCGGTAAATATACAtgagcaaagaaaaataataaaatataagggTTGATCTGTATTTCtgtcttctttttagtttttttaatgaggtCATTTTTTTGAAAGCAAGCATTTTGGACTTGGTGAATTGCGTCATATTTGctgagtttattttttcaagttcatTAGATGGTCAGCGGGTCTCTAATAAAGCAACAGTGACAGTATTCTGTATTCCCTCATCTTCCAAACCTCCCAGCACTATCTAGTGGGATTTGAACTTGGAATTCTCAAGTTGGTATTATTGATTCTATATTTATCCAATCAGGATTTTGGCTTAGAAGTTATGGTATCTGTAGACATACCTTGTGCAGTTTTGTTTCTGCTGAAGCAGAATCAACAGTTGCTCCTCCAGCGGAAGTAGAGCTCCTAGAAGAAGCATGGAGCATTTTCTTCTTCAGAATCTTTTTCATGAGATTCACGGCAGATTTATCAGCCTCCTTCTCCACGCGCTTCTCCTCCCTCTCAAATTTAACACCATAATTTTCCTctgctatttttgttttctgaaataGCTCGCCAAGTGATGTCCTGTGCTCCTTCTTTGCCACAGGTGCTGTCTCTGACAGTTCAATTGCTGATCCAAAGAGATATCCCTGCAGAGGACAGACTGCATTGGAATCTCGCCCTTCCATTGGCTTGCCACTGAGTGTAATGGTGCTGCCATGACTGCTTCTCCCAGCACTGACATGACTGTTTCTTCCTGATGAGTCATTGCTGCAATCTTCTGCCAGAACCTTCTCCAACTCATCATTGATAAGCTTAAGTTCATTCTCTGTCACTTCAGTCTCTTTCTCAGTTATATTCTCAACAGAGATGGGAAATGTTGGTGTTGAAGGGTCAGTGTTGACTGGCTCCGAACCAAGAGTTCCAATTGCCAGAAAGCCATGGAATAGTTCGGATATTGCGGCTGAAGATTCTTCTTcaaagtcttcttcttcttctccttcttcttcttctactcgAGCTGCTTCTAAACCAGCAAAAGACTTTCGAAGGTGCTCTTTCTGGGCTTGCCTAAATGTTCTTGTCCCATAGTTCGGTTTCGTGTAGTATTGTTGGTCATCAAGGGATGGCTGTCCTATAAGGCAATTGCAAGGATTGCCTGACACACACGCAAAAGAAGGAGAAAGTTAAATGAACTTGATTCTAATAATGCATTTTGGCAGGAATCCAATCCAATGTCTTGGTTTTTAACCATATTGCGTTAAACTAAGGTACAAATTTAACGagttttctgcttttttttcaaatgaagttTATTTCACTAGGGTCTTATGGATGATATTCTATTCATGCAGCGTAGAAAATTATTGCCTTAGCCAAAAGTCTGGAAATATTTCTGTTGTATTATGCTCATCATTTTTGCTTTTCCTTGGTAGACGGTGGTGGCATCGCACATCAGGTTTCTGATGGTGGCTAACTACCTTTGCTGGGAGATTAATACGATCCTGAAATTCAAGAATTTGTCTTCTGTGCAAGTGTATAATACGAGTCATGCA is a window encoding:
- the LOC7482796 gene encoding protein LAZY 1, with amino-acid sequence MKLLGWMHRKLRQNGSETLKDFAIGNPCNCLIGQPSLDDQQYYTKPNYGTRTFRQAQKEHLRKSFAGLEAARVEEEEGEEEEDFEEESSAAISELFHGFLAIGTLGSEPVNTDPSTPTFPISVENITEKETEVTENELKLINDELEKVLAEDCSNDSSGRNSHVSAGRSSHGSTITLSGKPMEGRDSNAVCPLQGYLFGSAIELSETAPVAKKEHRTSLGELFQKTKIAEENYGVKFEREEKRVEKEADKSAVNLMKKILKKKMLHASSRSSTSAGGATVDSASAETKLHKILHMFHRKVHPESSTSTRKADKPPKTENKKSNNNGGNNNGGQMLLDEDITIVPRTLSKRSIRRFKSQSNPPHFMFTGCDSNGSRECWIKTDADYLVLEL